GTTTTCCCCGCTTCTTGAAGGTTATGGGTGACCAGAATGATGGTATAATTTTTTTTAAGACTGACAATGAGCTCTTCGATCTGCCCTGTAGCTATGGGGTCAAGAGCAGAACAGGGTTCATCCATGAGCAATACTTCAGGCTGAACAGCGATAGCTCGTGCTATACATAATCGCTGCTGTTGACCTCCTGACAAGCTGGTTCCTGGAGCATCCAGTCTATCCTTGACTTCATCCCATAGGGCGGCCATCCTAAGAGATTGTTCGAGTCTTTCTTCTAGAAAAGCTCTGTTGCGTATTCCTGCAAGTTTTAATCCGATTAGAACATTTTCCTCTATGGACATTGTAGGGAAAGGGGTTGATTTTTGGAAAACCATGCCAACTCTTCTTCTGATCAAGGTAGGATCGACATCAGCTGAATAGATTTCCTTGCCCATGAGTTTAACCGATCCTTCGACTTTTACACCAGGGTTTAGTTC
The DNA window shown above is from Methylacidiphilum caldifontis and carries:
- the pstB gene encoding phosphate ABC transporter ATP-binding protein PstB: MTTKSFFSYPFSFSNSDPNPGGPFAFEIHDLNVWFGKKQSLFHISMNIALHQVLAIIGPSGCGKSTFLRCLNRMHELNPGVKVEGSVKLMGKEIYSADVDPTLIRRRVGMVFQKSTPFPTMSIEENVLIGLKLAGIRNRAFLEERLEQSLRMAALWDEVKDRLDAPGTSLSGGQQQRLCIARAIAVQPEVLLMDEPCSALDPIATGQIEELIVSLKKNYTIILVTHNLQEAGKTSDFTAFFLDGKLIEMDSTKKLFTNPRHKPTEDYITGRFS